Proteins found in one Trichoplusia ni isolate ovarian cell line Hi5 chromosome 14, tn1, whole genome shotgun sequence genomic segment:
- the LOC113500926 gene encoding titin homolog, whose translation MDRLSHLRGEAGSSRDSTLDTTSPPSESFMTANESNSKYYSLSEVDSTFDISSIKDVSMGSATTGSDETITNTDELISNLSPIGKKSDILDSYKIGKQIEAANILSGGVDIFDDNDNSYDGDELVIDDAVDVDDKSNSELKQVESMQYKSDENESTLMNEDVDIASKDTEVVLQIDGKNVDAIDIGNGLYLYRKEGQEELAAVQIIDDDQQQPSFKFLKVRENAEGNLEVYEEIEIEVPKEVPAKEGKTPDKKISSHVPIKDINKVISDTSCNKVAERKRTPRKEPKATVTEVETEISKELSPDNKSEVNFNGKMMKFNESRKSPVIGSFTPMTFHSTPNKEGIPLTKTMVDQQLHPNRHSDNIKKTIEVHTDSCKQRPIDSLSKFKDADDNKINDISSTEKEIDLDETNEKDINIEESIAKDDIVEVNDKRNEETAVFEEAGQLIIEEDSDSLRIIQSESNESDKKEIVEKCVPKDTLVVAVEQDNVIDSTESNSNKSPLVLQDVQAETVDEIKENTENESAVVATEKPAESVLSEKTETTNIESEPDSGKAEVAAVETVIVETETEQQTKENEVIEIIEDDSKDAMEIDIQETIEEKAEKVDESDKEKITIVDKTNESEQKAKVCEKINEPQSKEADDIIIIDDSVAEESVVEESIKPETQKIVTEITVSERNAMESSTKINVEEKGKAKEKIVSKNAVPQEPESVQDKDLKLEESTKKNDVKNESKDTEPKATPETEKEKVVEVASDSVKNSQSKIPVPQPTKDTNKPTESELTSKTESSKPMESSEKVDKPKDIPKETVQEKIVEPVQSIPLDLEPTLNKKTESPKHIPIELIKPQGKLKAKSKNVEKSTLIPTKAALVKPLKQEVMKENAQDKCNKKEPEKSTKVLEPPKSAVPTKVESIDVTQVAKTDDVAKEPAVTEKEKTITQEKPEPVPNVVADSTVHKEEQKDNSLPSTSADSETVKSEGVVNKSSIEEPMPCSSSKPDVCSSSSDVKEDAKPDTSDRSEPGTSGESKPKNNAAVPFGKWTATNRKEFLDKIKTRVPQPAPQSTSNQLKNSNDLNRRDVLKKIDSQRQSSNALSKSQEANKQNVKNETAFGKTNLINKDNSTQESKIPLKVETEPETNAVVAKTTAKKEEAEPSKTQNEPSQAAVTTNVPKKEASERTEVNYQHLIDKTIEGMIHRTVAQKSSSDEPNQNSTKDESAPESAKYALNYEPTDQATLDAIEMKMNELHGIPFIERPPHELPQVPITEVKPVTKTDTEKQPAPVKASKIPNLLPFTNKNQQWVIKGNVVEVDSEEEIIEHEPITGDKDLTKKTTGHKHTIKEKLLNSVTADAAKKEAIITENEFDKFARRNSITYENCLTVNFDGKEAHKVIQNVVEKDPYPKSYSRNDIARNDPKSRLTYKYQNMRQNTAPVKVHQSNKFGTATEDSSNRNHSKLQKAYQSALTAKRQMECPITIIEDKPVKVVFMDNMEFVPSQLNVQGQELSPAKKREIEADNVTVSTVDSLELDVLDNTDDSKSQDEVKIKTKHQRKQVFTPVDEPELELIEPKDLGLESSPKKKKKSDEDKTVKYPMRKKYYLLGSNTLTEEKVVNTAEVVKNPLKETVNRNDNGVSHKNAVSAIDSLVKAAELLEHQSENFNLSDSPNPDSQNSTPVKRGRGRPRKYPLPDGGMEKQKISPSPQKKPRLIDAKPPPRDTSTEDESDSDEIIKENWTMGKINENIVCPICSKLFRTENVVFKHVKHCTGPSPNRSDSDKRSPRRSRHSQESDSKSRDESQSDDMDDDEPLIVRKTTPKKRKSKDSVVKSDDKDDVIIIEDTPVKEKPEKKDKEVDERKHHESRKPKPDSKQNNLVCEFCGKTFRQLSYLVKHKLQHKKEEVKKIEKEPPINHKSVYSCEVCKKQFRKLHHLVQHRIIHNPSSVPARTLRKSSSEQNNYEKKVEKDPSTSAAKQNDDPSAGFRCEPCDKSFRKLHHLVEHRETHDGINRQKTTVVTQNSVEKPVLLHHCDICKKTFNKLQLLIEHKEQHVETSSEKSDDKSVKSSLSTKDIIHECPHCYKVFPNEHSLTKHTTVCQRKKRQSKQDTPAEKPEDVEPITETTAPKTEEKVEDDLDSSVLVIDETKNVVEKPVVVKTIEMPQKQPEAAKVIPQPIVPRTEKVKEIVPVKVETKPPQIVPAKREFEETQNTKIEAKSEVPEKIKKVDVKENPKVIPETPKKKTVLKEKSTASASKRKSQVAQAAVKPAPAPAPPAEDVKPSIESSDDDEVRYMLNPNFKVEDTTEEKVFMKVKAKKRSSLQIERPNSKDLVKRRTSLQHPPKIPRLKPKAVETNSVTVKNIVKAQKLEPIASTDSDDSETVKYSFPKTVPEKTTKPAQDRTSKELERKTQKNSVVDKRKSLSAIAKRKSLGKAVVPRHKVSPVKQIKRRTLEVEHRCDCGQLFSSAALLSRHTTLAHTPPRIRRRRSPPPDDKPAAKSLPRKSCRRKT comes from the exons ATGGATAGGTTGAGCCACTTGCGGGGTGAAGCGGGGAGCTCGCGGGACTCCACGCTCGACACCACGTCCCCGCCGAGCGAGTCCTTCATGACGGCCAACGAGAGCAACTCCAAGTACTACTCTCTGTCAGAAGTCGACTCAACATTCGACATTTCATCCATAAAGGATGTTTCAATGGGCAGCGCGACCACAGGCTCTGACGAGACTATAACGAACACCGATGAGTTGATCTCAAACCTGTCGCCTATTGGCAAGAAGAGTGACATATTAGATAGCTACAAAATTGGTAAACAGATAGAGGCTGCAAACATTCTCTCTGGAGGTGTTGACATCTTTGATGACAATGACAACTCATATGATGGCGACGAGCTGGTGATTGATGATGCTGTGGATGTGGATGATAAGTCTAACTCGGAGCTGAAGCAGGTGGAGAGCATGCAGTACAAGTCTGATGAGAATGAGTCGACCCTGATGAATGAGGATGTTGATATTGCTAGTAAGGATACTGAAGTGGTGCTACAAATTGATGGTAAAAACGTAGATGCTATTGATATTGGTAACGGACTCTACTTGTATAGGAAGGAAGGACAGGAAGAGTTGGCCGCTGTTCAGATCATTGATGATGATCAACAGCAACCAAGTTTTAAGTTCCTTAAAGTTCG tgAAAATGCCGAAGGTAATTTAGAAGTATATgaagaaatagaaatagaagTACCTAAAGAAGTG CCTGCAAAAGAAGGAAAGACTCCAGATAAGAAAATTTCATCACATGTGCCTATTAAGGATATCAATAAGGTGATTAGTGATACCTCTTGCAACAAAGTTGCTGAAAGGAAGAGAACACCAAGAAAAGAACCAAAAGCAACTGTTACTGAAGTTGAAACTGAAATAAGTAAGGAATTATCACCTGATAACAAATCTGAAGTGAACTTTAATGGGAAGATGATGAAATTTAATGAATCACGAAAATCTCCTGTCATAGGTAGCTTTACACCTATGACGTTTCATTCAACACCCAACAAAGAAGGTATACCATTAACTAAGACCATGGTAGACCAACAGTTGCACCCAAATCGGCAttcagataatattaaaaaaaccattGAGGTGCATACTGATAGTTGTAAGCAAAGACCAATTGATTCACTCTCTAAGTTCAAAGATGCtgatgacaataaaataaacgataTATCTAGTACTGAGAAAGAAATTGATTTAGATGAAACTAATGAAAAAGATATTAATATAGAAGAATCTATTGCAAAAGATGATATTGTTGAAGTAAATGATAAAAGGAATGAAGAAACAGCTGTATTTGAAGAAGCTGGTCAACTTATAATAGAGGAAGATAGTGATAGTCTAAGAATTATCCAGTCAGAATCAAATGAATCTGACAAAAAGGAAATTGTTGAAAAATGTGTTCCCAAAGATACATTAGTTGTTGCTGTTGAACAAGATAATGTAATTGATTCAACGGAAAGTAATTCTAATAAGAGTCCCTTAGTTTTACAAGATGTTCAAGCTGAAACTGTTgatgaaattaaagaaaatactgaaaatgaGAGTGCGGTTGTTGCAACTGAAAAGCCTGCCGAAAGTGTACTCAGTGAGAAAACagaaacaacaaatattgaatcTGAACCCGACAGTGGCAAAGCTGAAGTGGCTGCAGTTGAGACAGTCATAGTTGAGACTGAAACTGAACagcaaacaaaagaaaatgaagtTATCGAAATAATTGAAGATGACTCAAAGGATGCTATGGAAATAGACATTCAAGAAACTATTGAAGAGAAAGCCGAAAAGGTTGACGAAAGTGATAAAGAAAAGATTACAATTgtagacaaaacaaatgaaagtgaaCAAAAAGCCAAggtttgtgaaaaaataaatgaacctCAAAGTAAAGAGGCTGacgatattataattattgatgacAGTGTAGCAGAAGAGTCTGTTGTTGAGGAAAGCATTAAGCCTGAAACTCAAAAAATTGTTACTGAAATAACTGTTAGTGAAAGAAATGCTATGGAAAGTAGCACGAAAATAAATGTTGAGGAGAAAGgtaaagctaaagaaaaaattGTATCTAAAAACGCTGTGCCTCAAGAACCAGAAAGTGTTCAAGATAAAGATTTAAAACTAGAAGAATCAACAAAAAAGAATGACGTGAAAAATGAGAGTAAAGATACTGAACCAAAAGCAACACCAGAAacggaaaaagaaaaagttgtTGAAGTTGCTTCAGATAGCGTGAAAAATAGCCAATCTAAAATACCCGTTCCACAACCCACTAAGGATACAAATAAACCTACTGAAAGTGAACTTACATCTAAAACGGAATCCTCTAAACCAATGGAAAGTAGTGAAAAAGTCGACAAACCAAAAGATATTCCAAAAGAAACGGTTCAAGAAAAAATAGTCGAACCCGTTCAAAGTATTCCTTTGGATTTAGAAccaacattaaacaaaaagacTGAATCTCCAAAACATATTCCGATAGAGCTAATCAAACCGCAAGGGAAATTAAAAGCTAAGTCGAAAAATGTTGAAAAGTCAACTCTTATACCAACAAAGGCTGCTTTAGTAAAACCTTTAAAACAAGAAGTAATGAAAGAAAATGCACAGGACAAATGTAATAAGAAGGAACCCGAAAAGTCTACAAAAGTACTTGAGCCACCAAAAAGTGCAGTACCTACAAAGGTAGAAAGTATTGATGTGACTCAAGTTGCAAAAACAGATGATGTCGCCAAAGAACCAGCTGTGACCGAAAAGGAAAAAACAATAACTCAAGAAAAACCCGAGCCTGTTCCTAATGTAGTTGCTGACTCAACAGTTCATAAGGAAGAACAGAAAGACAACAGCTTGCCATCCACAAGTGCTGATAGTGAAACTGTAAAAAGTGAAGGagttgtaaataaatcatcTATTGAAGAGCCAATGCCTTGTAGCTCCTCCAAACCAGACGTCTGCAGTTCATCATCAGACGTTAAAGAAGATGCGAAACCAGACACAAGTGATAGAAGCGAGCCTGGGACATCAGGTGAGTCTAAGCCCAAAAACAATGCTGCTGTACCATTCGGAAAATGGACGGCGACCAATAGAAAAGAGTTCTTGGATAAAATTAAGACGAGAGTCCCACAACCAGCCCCACAGTCAACCAGTAATCAGCTGAAAAACTCCAACGATCTCAACAGAAGAGatgtattaaagaaaattgacAGCCAAAGGCAATCTAGTAACGCCCTATCAAAATCTCAGGAAGCCAACAAACAAAATGTGAAGAACGAAACTGCATTTGGAAAAACCAATTTAATCAATAAGGATAATAGTACTCAAGAAAGCAAAATACCCTTGAAGGTGGAAACTGAACCTGAGACAAATGCTGTAGTTGCTAAAACGACGGCGAAAAAGGAGGAAGCAGAACCGAGTAAAACTCAGAACGAGCCATCTCAAGCAGCTGTTACCACAAATGTGCCCAAAAAAGAAGCCTCAGAGAGAACTGAAGTCAATTACCAACATTTAATTGACAAAACTATTGAAGGCATGATACACAGAACCGTTGCACAAAAATCATCTTCCGATGAACCAAACCAAAACTCTACTAAAGATGAAAGTGCTCCTGAATCTGCTAAATACGCACTTAATTACGAACCAACAGACCAGGCGACTCTAGACGCCatagaaatgaaaatgaatgagtTACATGGAATTCCTTTTATAGAGAGACCTCCTCACGAATTGCCACAAGTCCCTATTACCGAGGTTAAACCTGTTACAAAAACAGATACTGAAAAGCAACCAGCTCCCGTAAAAGCTTCGAAAATACCGAATCTCTTAccattcacaaataaaaatcaacagtGGGTCATCAAAGGAAACGTTGTAGAAGTAGATTCAGAAGAAGAAATAATTGAACATGAACCTATCACAGGTGATAAAGACTTAACAAAGAAAACTACTGGACATAAGCATACTATAAAGGAGAAATTGTTAAATAGCGTAACGGCAGATGCTGCAAAGAAGGAGGCAATAATTACAGAAAACGAATTTGATAAATTCGCGAGAAGAAATTCTATCACTTATGAGAACTGCCTAACTGTTAACTTTGATGGTAAAGAAGCTCACAAGGTCATCCAAAATGTGGTTGAGAAGGACCCATATCCAAAAAGCTATTCAAGAAATGACATAGCCCGCAACGACCCTAAGTCACGGCTTACATACAAATACCAAAATATGCGTCAAAATACTGCTCCGGTTAAAGTTcatcaatcaaataaattcGGCACTGCTACAGAAGATTCGTCGAACAGGAACCACTCTAAGTTACAAAAAGCTTACCAATCAGCTTTGACGGCAAAACGACAAATGGAATGTCCTATTACCATCATTGAAGATAAACCAGTCAAAGTTGTTTTCATGGACAATATGGAGTTTGTTCCAAGTCAACTTAACGTTCAGGGTCAAGAACTGTCGCCCGCCAAGAAACGGGAAATAGAGGCTGATAATGTAACAGTCAGTACTGTTGATTCTTTGGAATTGGATGTCTTAGATAATACAGATGATAGTAAGTCCCAAGATGAAGTAAAAATCAAAACTAAGCATCAGAGAAAACAAGTGTTCACACCAGTCGATGAGCCTGAGCTAGAACTAATAGAACCAAAGGATTTAGGACTAGAGTCCTCGCctaagaagaaaaagaaatcagATGAAGATAAAACTGTTAAATACCCGATGCGTAAGAAATACTACTTACTCGGTTCTAATACACTAACGGAGGAAAAAGTTGTGAACACTGCAGAAGTCGTGAAAAACCCGCTCAAGGAAACTGTAAATCGAAACGATAATGGGGTTTCTCATAAAAATGCTGTCTCAGCTATCGATAGTTTGGTCAAAGCGGCTGAGCTTCTCGAACACCAATCAGAAAACTTCAACCTGAGTGATTCCCCTAATCCCGATAGTCAGAACAGCACCCCTGTAAAGAGAGGAAGGGGACGCCCAAGGAAATATCCTTTACCTGATGGCGGaatggaaaaacaaaagatCAGCCCAAGCCCTCAGAAGAAGCCTCGCCTGATAGACGCGAAACCTCCTCCACGAGACACTTCTACAGAAGACGAGAGTGACAGCGATGAAATCATTAAAGAAAACTGGACTATGGGCAAAATCAATGAAAACATTGTTTGTCCAATTTGCAGCAAACTATTTAGAACagaaaatgtagtttttaagCACGTGAAACATTGCACGGGACCGTCGCCGAACAGGTCTGATTCCGATAAAAGAAGTCCGAGGCGATCGCGACATTCGCAGGAGTCTGATTCTAAATCACGTGATGAAAGCCAGTCCGACGATATGGATGACGATGAGCCACTGATCGTCAGGAAAACAACCCCTAAGAAGCGAAAATCCAAAGATTCTGTCGTCAAGTCTGATGATAAAGACGATGTTATCATCATCGAGGACACGCCAGTCAAAGAGAAGCCAGAAAAGAAAGATAAAGAAGTTGACGAAAGAAAACATCACGAGTCTCGAAAACCTAAGCCCGActctaaacaaaacaatttagtttGTGAATTCTGTGGCAAAACATTCAGGCAGTTATCATACTTAGTCAAGCATAAACTACAGCACAAGAAAGAGGAAGTCAAGAAAATTGAGAAAGAACCTCCTATTAACCACAAGTCAGTGTATAGCTGTGAAGTGTGCAAGAAGCAATTCAGAAAGCTACACCATTTAGTTCAGCATCGGATTATACACAACCCGAGTTCGGTTCCTGCGAGAACATTACGCAAGAGCTCATCTGAACAGAACAATTATGAGAAGAAGGTTGAAAAAGATCCGTCGACGTCAGCTGCTAAACAAAACGATGATCCCAGTGCCGGGTTCCGTTGTGAACCGTGTGACAAGTCATTCAGAAAACTGCACCATTTAGTGGAACACAGGGAAACCCATGATGGTATAAACAGACAGAAAACTACGGTTGTAACACAAAACAGTGTCGAAAAGCCTGTTTTGTTGCACCACTGTGACATTTGCAAGAAAACGTTTAACaaattacaacttttaattGAACACAAAGAGCAGCATGTAGAGACCAGTTCTGAAAAGTCTGATGATAAGAGTGTTAAAAGTTCACTCTCGACCAAAGACATTATACATGAATGTCCACATTGTTACAAAGTTTTCCCAAATGAACACTCCCTAACTAAGCATACAACTGTCTGTCAAAGAAAGAAGAGACAGTCGAAACAAGATACGCCTGCTGAAAAACCAGAAGATGTAGAACCCATAACTGAGACCACCGCCCCGAAAACTGAAGAAAAAGTCGAAGACGATTTAGACTCATCAGTACTTGTGATTGATGAAACGAAAAATGTAGTTGAAAAACCTGTAGTTGTTAAGACAATAGAAATGCCACAAAAACAACCCGAAGCAGCTAAAGTAATACCTCAACCAATAGTCCCAAGAACGGAAAAAGTTAAGGAAATTGTACCAGTAAAAGTTGAAACTAAACCACCTCAGATCGTACCTGCGAAACGAGAGTTCGAAGAGACACAAAATACCAAAATCGAAGCTAAGTCGGAAGTaccagaaaaaattaaaaaagttgatGTTAAAGAAAATCCTAAAGTTATACCTGAAACTcctaaaaagaaaactgttctTAAAGAAAAGTCTACTGCTAGTGCCAGTAAGCGCAAGTCGCAGGTCGCGCAAGCCGCGGTGAAGCCTGCGCCTGCTCCCGCTCCGCCCGCTGAAGACGTCAAACCATCGATAGAATCGAGTGATGACGACGAAGTGCGGTACATGCTCAATCCTAACTTCAAAGTTGAGGATACAACAGAAGAAAAAGTGTTCATGAAAGTCAAAGCTAAAAAGCGCAGCTCCCTTCAGATAGAACGACCCAACTCCAAAGACTTAGTAAAACGAAGAACGTCGTTACAACACCCACCGAAAATACCGCGCCTCAAGCCGAAAGCAGTCGAAACGAACTCAGTTacggtaaaaaatattgtaaaagcaCAAAAGCTGGAGCCAATAGCATCAACGGATTCTGATGATAGTGAAACTGTAAAATACTCTTTCCCGAAAACTGTTCCTGAGAAAACAACGAAACCCGCACAAGACCGCACATCAAAAGAATTAGAACGTAAAACTCAAAAGAATTCAGTAGTCGATAAGAGAAAGTCTTTAAGTGCAATCGCCAAGAGGAAATCTTTGGGGAAAGCTGTCGTACCCAGGCACAAAGTCTCACCTGTAAAGCAAATCAAGAGAA GGACGTTGGAGGTGGAGCACCGCTGCGACTGCGGGCAGTTGTTCAGCAGCGCGGCGCTGCTGTCGCGCCACACGACGCTGGCGCACACGCCGCCGCGGatccgccgccgccgctcgccGCCGCCCGACGACAAGCCCGCTGCCAAATCACTCCCGCGCAAATCTTGTCGCAGAAAAACCTAG
- the LOC113500744 gene encoding uncharacterized protein LOC113500744, translating to MAPRETPKSTMKIQRPTNVNVKDVPTKGRASPVGAIKKTILVKKTVDKTPLKITNTASTVRTTRQRTSTVPKVATPKPKENKSVPVPGSVTKSAKKASWKRRPKPAHSGVPIPEKMKKLMAKEFMDPQFAL from the exons ATGGCGCCCCGAGAAACACCGAAGTCAACGATGAAAATCCAAAGACCAACTAATGTGAATGTTAAGGACGTGCCCACAAAAGGTAGAGCGTCACCCGTTGGGGCgattaaaaaaacgattttggTTAAGAAGACGGTGGATAAAACTCCActtaaaa TAACCAACACTGCTTCTACAGTTAGAACTACCAGACAACGGACCAGTACTGTCCCGAAGGTAGCCACTCCTAAGCCGAAGGAGAATAAATCAGTTCCTGTGCCAGGCAGTGTGACCAAGAGTGCGAAAAAAGCATCCTGGAAGCGACGCCCAAAACCCGCTCACTCAGGAGTACCAATCCCAGAGAAAATGAAGAAATTAATGGCAAAAGAATTTATGGATCCACAATTTGCTCTATAA